From the genome of Miscanthus floridulus cultivar M001 chromosome 10, ASM1932011v1, whole genome shotgun sequence, one region includes:
- the LOC136484738 gene encoding large ribosomal subunit protein eL20-like, with translation MVAHRFHQYQVVGRALPTPTDEHPKIYRMKLWATNEVRSKSKFWYFLRKLKKVKKSNGQILAINEIFELNPTTIKNYGIWLRYQSRTGYHNMYKEYRDTTLNGAVEQMYNEMASRHRVRSPCIQIIKTATVDFKLCKRDNTKQFHNSKIKFPLVYRKVRPPTRKLKTTFKASRPNLFM, from the exons ATGGTCGCCCACAGG TTCCATCAGTACCAGGTGGTGGGTCGCGCGCTGCCAACCCCCACTGATGAGCACCCCAAGATCTACCGCATGAAGCTCTGGGCTACCAACGAGGTCCGCTCCAAATCCAAGTTCTG GTACTTTTTGAGGAAGCTCAAGAAGGTTAAGAAGAGCAACGGTCAGATTCTCGCCATCAACGAG ATCTTTGAGCTTAACCCTACCACAATCAAGAACTATGGCATCTGGTTACGTTACCAGAGCAGGACAGGTTACCACAACATGTACAAGGAGTACCGTGATACCACCCTGAATGGTGCTGTGGAGCAGATGTACAATGAGATGGCTTCCCGTCACCGTGTGAGGTCACCCTGCATCCAGATCATCAAGACAGCAACAGTCGACTTCAAGCTCTGCAAGAGGGACAACACCAAGCAGTTCCACAATTCGAAGATCAAGTTTCCTTTGGTTTACCGCAAAGTCAGGCCACCAACCAGGAAGCTGAAGACCACCTTCAAGGCTTCCAGGCCCAACTTGTTCATGTGA